In Neoarius graeffei isolate fNeoGra1 chromosome 9, fNeoGra1.pri, whole genome shotgun sequence, one genomic interval encodes:
- the LOC132891633 gene encoding uncharacterized protein LOC132891633 isoform X3, translating to MTNLLWKSRNIHLGIAFMMFTCFYILISYFKYNTLFSGKVSHPHPRAGIQKPYTFSGSVCPASISANSITPIRGTRYLMVSAFISDEANGKANIIAIMNRTHSEPFTCIFCCSPHGLSISPVKLDKHIDHFGFPFVTTDAFCNIEPTCNATHVTISRPENLLEIQHHLYLPLQKLLTHGGDFDVDFTLCISCLFGGYNNVLQFVQTIETYRLLGVEHVVIYNSSCGPDLEKVLHSYKEDGILEIIQWPIHHFLEPSKGWNYELHSGEVHYYGQQATINDCIHRNRQRSKYVILTDADEIIMPYQHSSLHQLMTELQQNNPYVVAFIFWTHLFFNEMNRDSERLNLPQWRHVPGVNILRHIYRKPLKWWANNNSKMIVDPRKVMQASVHTVYKINGKSIWVPSNLAMVMHSKPKFPDLGSEKLIMDNKIWEYAERLIPNVNKVLHKSGILK from the coding sequence ATGACTAACCTCCTTTGGAAGTCAAGAAATATTCACCTCGGCATTGCCTTCATGATGTTTACATGTTTCTACATACTAATAAGTTATTTTAAGTATaatacacttttcagtggaaaaGTAAGCCATCCACACCCAAGAGCTGGAATACAGAAGCCTTACACATTTTCTGGCTCAGTTTGTCCAGCATCTATATCAGCCAACAGCATAACACCTATTAGAGGGACCAGGTACCTAATGGTGTCTGCTTTCATCAGCGATGAGGCAAATGGGAAGGCAAACATCATTGCTATAATGAACCGGACCCACTCAGAGCCATTTACCTGTATATTTTGCTGTTCCCCGCATGGACTCAGTATATCTCCTGTAAAACTGGACAAGCATATTGATCACTTTGGATTCCCTTTTGTGACCACAGATGCATTCTGTAACATAGAACCAACATGCAATGCCACACATGTGACCATTTCAAGACCAGAGAACCTTCTAGAAATTCAGCATCACCTGTATTTGCCTCTACAGAAGCTCCTGACACATGGGGGAGATTTTGACGTGGACTTCACGCTGTGTATTTCTTGTTTGTTTGGGGGGTATAATAATGTCCTTCAGTTTGTGCAGACTATAGAGACATACAGGCTTCTTGGTGTGGAGCATGTGGTTATCTACAACTCCAGCTGTGGCCCAGACCTTGAGAAGGTTTTGCATAGCTACAAAGAAGATGGCATCTTAGAAATAATCCAGTGGCCAATCCATCATTTCCTAGAGCCATCCAAAGGCTGGAACTATGAGTTACACTCAGGGGAAGTGCACTACTATGGGCAGCAAGCCACGATAAATGACTGTATCCACAGGAATAGGCAGAGGTCCAAATATGTGATTCTGACTGATGCAGATGAAATTATCATGCCATATCAACACTCATCCCTGCACCAACTCATGACAGAGCTTCAGCAAAATAACCCTTACGTGGTGGCTTTCATCTTTTGGACACATCTCTTCTTCAATGAAATGAACAGAGACAGTGAGAGATTGAACCTTCCTCAGTGGAGGCATGTGCCTGGTGTCAACATCCTAAGACACATCTACAGAAAGCCCTTAAAATGGTGGGCCAACAACAATAGTAAGATGATTGTTGACCCGAGGAAGGTGATGCAGGCATCCGTGCATACTGTGTATAAAATCAATGGAAAGTCCATCTGGGTGCCCAGTAATTTGGCTATGGTCATGCACTCTAAACCAAAGTTTCCTGATTTAGGCAGTGAGAAACTAATCATGGACAATAAGATTTGGGAGTATGCAGAAAGGCTGATACCAAATGTTAATAAAGTGCTGCATAAATCTGGGATTTTGAAGTGA